One Silene latifolia isolate original U9 population chromosome 4, ASM4854445v1, whole genome shotgun sequence DNA segment encodes these proteins:
- the LOC141652075 gene encoding uncharacterized protein LOC141652075, whose product MTSTSTRAPIFIASACAMKMSVLKGNVLAPYQTRNLSVGYIVSTIPLQVSRSDFHIRHLVNTWQQELNLMIACIHIFFFDTFTITITRWEWQINLLSSAKYLQISKIMMRLLAHSDLDK is encoded by the exons ATGACATCAACCTCTACCCGCGCACCAATCTTCATAGCGTCCGCATGTGCAATGAAGATGTCGGTGCTGAAGGGGAATGTGTTGGCACCATACCAGACCCG GAATTTGTCCGTGGGATATATAGTTTCGACCATCCCGTTGCAGGTCTCGCGTTCAGACTTCCACATCAG GCACTTGGTCAATACATGGCAGCAGGAACTCAACTTGATGATCGCATGTATACATATATTCTTCTTTGACACATTTACAATAACAATCACTCGGTGGGAATGGCAAATAAACTTGCTGTCATCTGCAAAATATCTCCAGATATCAA AAATTATGATGAGACTCTTAGCACACTCAGATTTGGACAAATGA